From a region of the Paenibacillus sp. R14(2021) genome:
- a CDS encoding HD domain-containing protein — protein sequence MRYVEDRLYAEQLLNEAAILNPGTWVQHSINVAKAAEYIAIDLLKAGYEIDPNIAYTSGLLHDIGRYVGFTSSVIHSLDGYLFMINKGFEGTANVCVTHEIPSTILEAINGWNEIPLHVQIQLSEILNQIEWNIYDKLIRLCDALADDKGFSTIEKRIVSAAIRNGITSNSPISWKNYFTIKQEIENMIHKSIYRLLPNIEESIYTDMALIGTVSTKNNQT from the coding sequence ATGAGGTATGTTGAAGATAGATTATATGCAGAGCAATTATTAAATGAAGCAGCAATATTAAATCCGGGAACTTGGGTTCAACACTCAATAAACGTGGCAAAAGCGGCGGAATATATAGCAATAGATTTACTAAAGGCTGGATACGAAATTGACCCAAATATAGCTTATACAAGTGGACTATTACATGATATCGGTCGGTATGTAGGTTTTACCTCATCAGTCATTCATTCACTGGATGGTTATTTATTTATGATTAATAAGGGCTTCGAGGGAACAGCTAATGTTTGCGTTACGCATGAAATTCCATCAACGATCTTAGAGGCAATTAACGGTTGGAATGAAATCCCCTTGCACGTACAAATACAATTAAGTGAGATACTAAATCAAATTGAATGGAATATCTATGACAAACTAATTAGATTATGTGATGCATTAGCAGACGATAAGGGATTTTCAACAATAGAAAAGCGAATTGTATCGGCTGCCATTAGAAATGGAATCACTTCTAATTCACCAATTTCATGGAAAAACTATTTCACTATTAAGCAAGAAATTGAAAATATGATTCACAAATCAATTTACAGGTTGCTTCCTAATATTGAGGAATCTATATATACCGATATGGCGTTAATAGGAACAGTAAGTACAAAAAATAATCAAACTTAG
- a CDS encoding NUDIX hydrolase — translation MPFPTHIVAAGGFVEDGQGNILLVKTRDGGWVYPGGQVEVGENLMDALVREIKEESGIDTMVSYLIGVYSNTGIFKWYDGVTDVPTQVMFDFVCKPIGGELLAVTEETTDSRWVAKDRVLDFITHPAIRTRYQAFLEFNGTVNYMEYVTHSEFIIKHQTYISK, via the coding sequence ATGCCATTTCCAACGCACATCGTAGCCGCAGGTGGGTTTGTGGAAGACGGGCAAGGAAATATCCTATTAGTCAAAACTCGTGATGGTGGTTGGGTTTACCCTGGTGGACAAGTGGAAGTTGGAGAAAATCTCATGGATGCTTTGGTTCGTGAAATCAAAGAGGAAAGCGGAATTGACACAATGGTTAGCTACTTAATTGGTGTCTATTCGAATACAGGGATTTTTAAGTGGTATGATGGCGTGACTGATGTTCCCACGCAAGTTATGTTTGATTTCGTATGCAAACCCATTGGTGGGGAGTTGTTAGCTGTTACTGAAGAAACAACCGATAGCCGCTGGGTGGCGAAAGATAGAGTTCTTGATTTCATTACACATCCAGCTATTCGCACTCGCTATCAGGCTTTTCTGGAGTTTAACGGAACAGTAAATTACATGGAGTATGTAACGCACTCCGAGTTCATAATAAAACACCAAACATATATATCGAAGTAG
- a CDS encoding P1 family peptidase, producing the protein MQMTGKSITFDFPSIRIGIAEYEEGPTGCTVFHFPNEATAAIDVRGGSPSTFTTDNHNLFAGERKLDAVCFTGGSVHGLEATSGVTSALLQLKEYSTSWMPKVVGATIYDYVDRDNAVYPDKLLGQKAFESAKSNIFPIGRQGAGRSAIVGKGFRHWEYSGQGGAFKEIGQTKIAAFTVVNAMGAILGRDGHVLRGYKDELGNREPIQKMLNDLEQSIQLNEEQNTTLTLVVTNQVLPSVYLRHLSKQIHTSMARAIYPFHSIFDGDVLFFVSTNEVENSRLDPVHLGLYASEVVWDAVLNCY; encoded by the coding sequence ATGCAAATGACGGGAAAAAGTATCACTTTTGACTTCCCATCAATTAGGATTGGTATTGCAGAGTATGAAGAAGGACCGACTGGTTGTACTGTATTTCATTTTCCCAATGAAGCAACTGCTGCAATAGATGTCAGAGGGGGATCACCTTCAACATTTACAACGGACAATCATAACTTGTTTGCTGGGGAACGAAAGCTTGATGCAGTTTGTTTTACAGGTGGATCCGTTCATGGGCTGGAAGCTACGTCTGGGGTAACATCAGCTTTATTGCAACTTAAAGAATATTCAACTAGTTGGATGCCTAAAGTAGTTGGAGCGACTATTTATGATTATGTAGACAGAGATAATGCTGTATATCCAGATAAGTTATTGGGTCAAAAAGCATTTGAGTCCGCCAAGAGCAACATTTTCCCTATTGGGAGACAAGGTGCTGGAAGATCTGCAATTGTAGGTAAAGGATTTCGACACTGGGAATATTCAGGACAAGGTGGAGCTTTTAAGGAAATTGGTCAAACGAAAATCGCTGCGTTTACAGTTGTGAATGCTATGGGTGCAATTCTCGGACGAGATGGACATGTTTTAAGAGGATATAAAGATGAATTAGGAAATAGAGAACCAATACAAAAAATGTTGAATGATTTGGAACAGAGCATTCAATTAAATGAAGAACAAAACACAACACTTACACTGGTTGTTACTAATCAAGTGTTACCTTCTGTGTACTTGCGACATTTATCTAAACAGATTCATACCTCAATGGCGAGAGCGATTTATCCTTTTCATTCTATATTTGATGGAGACGTTCTGTTTTTTGTTTCCACAAACGAGGTTGAGAATTCAAGACTTGATCCAGTACATTTAGGTTTATATGCATCTGAAGTTGTTTGGGATGCTGTATTAAATTGCTATTAA
- a CDS encoding GyrI-like domain-containing protein has translation MSNAQIEVVQLGERKYIGIAVTSPLKNVKGIDEAHQLFMERKDEIHGKVDESTYVCVHFANEVLFTYIYCMEVTELQHIPEDMIGFEVPSNRYVKVHSNGEEPYGLIDTYLRDKGMQNNSNSVSFEVFEFGNEESKYNAEILVPVSA, from the coding sequence ATGAGTAATGCACAGATTGAAGTAGTTCAATTGGGAGAGAGAAAATATATCGGTATTGCGGTAACTTCTCCCTTGAAAAACGTTAAAGGTATTGATGAAGCACATCAACTTTTCATGGAAAGAAAAGATGAAATTCATGGCAAAGTTGACGAAAGCACTTATGTTTGTGTTCACTTTGCAAATGAAGTGTTATTCACTTATATCTATTGCATGGAAGTCACCGAACTACAACATATTCCAGAGGATATGATTGGTTTTGAAGTACCTAGTAACCGATATGTAAAAGTTCATTCAAATGGTGAAGAACCATATGGACTTATTGATACATATTTAAGAGACAAAGGAATGCAAAATAATTCAAATTCTGTTTCGTTTGAAGTGTTTGAGTTTGGAAATGAGGAAAGTAAGTATAATGCTGAAATCCTAGTTCCAGTTTCTGCATAA
- a CDS encoding M55 family metallopeptidase — protein MSACLSITIDLINVVQFSVDNPTINETEVGEIGFNAIYAGLLGVPLVLVTGDDKASEETNGIVPDAITGIVKHALSRTSAICLSLEQSRKELVAKTKEAMGKINQRYTSNSCIAVRRKSLRAYPVYGDFRTVS, from the coding sequence ATGTCTGCCTGTTTGTCGATCACGATTGACCTCATAAATGTTGTCCAGTTTTCTGTTGACAATCCAACGATCAATGAAACGGAAGTCGGGGAGATCGGGTTTAATGCGATATATGCGGGCTTACTGGGCGTTCCGTTGGTTCTCGTGACCGGAGACGACAAAGCTTCCGAAGAGACGAACGGAATTGTACCTGATGCGATTACAGGCATAGTCAAGCATGCATTGTCCAGAACTTCTGCGATTTGCCTATCGCTGGAGCAGAGTCGTAAGGAACTCGTAGCCAAAACCAAAGAAGCTATGGGGAAAATCAATCAGAGGTACACATCGAATTCATGCATAGCGGTCAGGCGGAAATCGCTTCGAGCATATCCGGTGTACGGAGATTTCCGGACAGTATCGTAG
- a CDS encoding UPF0158 family protein, with amino-acid sequence MEDFIGALEDEEIRVKLFEEIQGRGAFRRFKDNIIEHGVDKQWNDYKERRIKELVIEWCKGHDIEIQI; translated from the coding sequence ATGGAAGATTTTATTGGGGCTTTAGAGGATGAAGAAATTCGAGTAAAACTGTTTGAAGAAATTCAAGGGCGAGGAGCATTCCGCAGATTCAAAGATAATATTATTGAACATGGTGTTGATAAACAATGGAATGACTACAAAGAAAGAAGGATAAAGGAATTAGTAATTGAATGGTGTAAGGGTCACGATATTGAAATTCAGATTTAA
- a CDS encoding CDGSH iron-sulfur domain-containing protein yields the protein MEDENKVMIKVNDNGSLRVIGQVELVDAEGNPFEHKESFSLCRCGGSGNKPFCDGTHKSINFESAPRAKKD from the coding sequence ATGGAAGACGAAAACAAAGTGATGATTAAAGTGAACGACAATGGATCACTTAGGGTAATAGGGCAGGTCGAGCTAGTGGATGCAGAAGGCAACCCGTTCGAGCACAAAGAATCGTTCTCGCTATGCCGGTGCGGAGGATCGGGCAACAAGCCGTTCTGCGACGGCACGCACAAGTCGATCAACTTTGAAAGTGCGCCGAGAGCGAAGAAGGACTAA
- a CDS encoding L-dopachrome tautomerase-related protein, which yields MLPSEKYFGKFEAVFLFYGAMPTGVAVSETGRIFICFPKWGDDVKFTVAEIVHDTLQPYPSLDTNVVSPSNITSSFISVQSVVADGNGTLWVLDTGAPNFSEPIKGGAKLVAVDLNSNTIRSVYTFTEDVVLPTTYLNDVRFDFRVGKAGYAYITDSSSRGPGAIIVVDLETGYAWRRLNGANATSPDLFLLPKVEGKILMNRNKDGSTSPFRLASDGIAISSDGKILYFCPLSSRHLYSISTEALRDRTIPDMNLQCHVKYWGEKGASDGMITDAKGNVYAGDYENNSIRKILPNGIMETIGHDPRILWPDTFSIGPDQYLYFIVNQLHRQARFHYGDDLRQKPYSLLRMKIDEPPAPTFC from the coding sequence ATGTTACCGAGTGAAAAGTATTTTGGTAAGTTTGAGGCGGTTTTTTTATTTTACGGAGCCATGCCTACAGGCGTTGCTGTTTCTGAAACCGGGCGTATTTTCATTTGCTTTCCGAAATGGGGAGACGACGTTAAATTTACAGTGGCTGAAATCGTTCACGATACATTACAGCCTTATCCTAGTTTAGACACTAATGTGGTAAGCCCATCGAATATCACATCGTCCTTCATTAGTGTCCAAAGTGTCGTTGCTGATGGAAATGGTACGCTTTGGGTACTGGATACAGGAGCTCCTAATTTCTCAGAACCCATCAAAGGGGGGGCGAAGTTAGTCGCTGTAGATTTAAATTCAAATACCATAAGAAGTGTATATACATTTACGGAAGATGTTGTCCTGCCGACCACTTATCTGAATGATGTCCGATTTGATTTTCGTGTTGGTAAAGCAGGTTATGCTTATATAACGGATTCGTCTTCCCGAGGACCAGGAGCCATTATTGTCGTTGATTTAGAAACCGGTTATGCCTGGAGACGGTTAAACGGGGCAAATGCAACTTCGCCTGATCTCTTTCTCTTACCGAAAGTTGAAGGTAAAATCCTGATGAATCGAAACAAAGACGGATCTACTTCACCCTTTAGATTGGCATCCGATGGTATAGCGATTTCCTCGGACGGCAAGATTTTGTATTTTTGTCCTCTCTCCAGTCGTCATCTGTATTCGATTTCAACGGAAGCCCTAAGAGACCGAACGATACCGGATATGAATTTACAGTGTCACGTGAAGTATTGGGGAGAAAAAGGTGCTTCAGATGGAATGATCACCGATGCAAAAGGAAACGTTTACGCTGGAGACTATGAAAACAATAGTATTCGAAAGATATTGCCGAATGGAATAATGGAAACCATCGGACATGATCCGAGGATTTTATGGCCGGATACTTTTTCTATTGGTCCAGATCAATACTTATATTTCATCGTGAACCAATTACATCGGCAGGCAAGATTTCATTATGGAGATGACCTGCGGCAGAAGCCTTATAGTTTACTCCGTATGAAAATAGACGAACCACCTGCTCCTACCTTTTGCTAA
- a CDS encoding spore gernimation protein GerQ, which translates to MNTPTLAPHESMELHEALNFKTLCLAKSKLMQGLVFDQELKALMQKDVIQSTQQIAELQAIYARAPFQTHVPNSPTPITH; encoded by the coding sequence ATGAATACGCCAACGCTAGCGCCGCACGAATCGATGGAACTGCATGAAGCGTTAAACTTTAAAACGCTCTGCCTCGCTAAGTCAAAACTTATGCAAGGCTTGGTCTTTGACCAAGAGCTAAAAGCGTTAATGCAGAAAGACGTAATTCAATCCACACAACAGATCGCCGAGCTGCAAGCAATCTACGCAAGAGCTCCTTTCCAAACGCATGTTCCGAATAGCCCCACACCTATAACACATTAA
- a CDS encoding spore coat protein, producing MNTDYLDPINSLNMPEMADMTFAMDFLIRAKEGVQNLSIALTETASPDVRALLRNHLMQGIALHQEITELMIRKKWFHPYELNEQYQLDQLSANNTVMIGQMNLFPGDTSRKGMFDRTPDEHIGGHKA from the coding sequence ATGAATACCGATTATTTAGACCCGATTAATTCATTAAATATGCCGGAGATGGCAGATATGACATTTGCAATGGACTTCCTTATTCGTGCCAAGGAAGGTGTGCAAAATTTGTCCATCGCCCTGACGGAAACGGCTTCTCCCGATGTAAGAGCGCTGCTGCGCAATCATCTTATGCAGGGGATTGCACTGCACCAAGAAATCACGGAGCTTATGATTCGCAAAAAATGGTTCCATCCTTATGAGCTGAACGAACAGTACCAACTCGACCAGCTTTCAGCGAATAATACGGTAATGATCGGTCAAATGAATTTGTTCCCGGGTGATACGTCGCGTAAAGGGATGTTTGATCGGACCCCAGATGAACATATTGGAGGACATAAAGCATGA
- a CDS encoding zinc-dependent alcohol dehydrogenase: MKAVTYQGIKNVMVKEVPDPKIVKPDDMIVRVTSSAICGSDLHLIHGMIPNLQENYVIGHEPMGIVEEVGPGVTKVKKGDRVIIPFNIACGECFFCKNQLESQCDNSNEHGDMGAYFGYSGTTGGYPGGQAEYLRVPFANFTHFKIPENCEQPDEKLSLIADAMTTAFWSVDNAGVKNGDTVIVLGCGPVGLLAQKFCWLKGAKRVIAVDYVDYRLQHAKRTNHVEIVNFEQDKNIGNNLKEMTKGGADVVIDAVGMDGKMSDLEFLASGLKLQGGTMSAFIIASQAVRKGGTIQVTGVYGGRYNGFPLGDIMQRNVNIRSGQAPVIHYMPYMYELVTSGKVDPGDIVTHVIPLSEAKRGYEAFDTKTDNCIKVVLKP; this comes from the coding sequence ATGAAGGCGGTAACGTATCAAGGGATTAAAAATGTCATGGTGAAAGAGGTGCCGGATCCGAAGATTGTGAAACCGGACGATATGATCGTAAGAGTCACTAGTTCCGCCATTTGCGGTTCGGACCTTCACCTGATTCACGGGATGATCCCTAACCTTCAGGAAAACTATGTCATCGGGCATGAACCGATGGGGATCGTAGAAGAAGTAGGCCCTGGAGTGACCAAGGTAAAGAAAGGCGACCGTGTAATCATCCCTTTTAACATCGCATGCGGGGAATGCTTTTTTTGCAAAAATCAGCTGGAAAGCCAATGCGACAATTCAAACGAACACGGGGATATGGGCGCATATTTCGGCTACTCCGGAACGACCGGCGGATACCCTGGCGGGCAAGCCGAGTATTTACGAGTTCCGTTTGCAAATTTTACCCACTTCAAGATTCCCGAGAACTGCGAACAACCGGACGAGAAGCTAAGCTTGATCGCCGATGCCATGACGACGGCATTCTGGAGCGTAGATAACGCCGGCGTCAAGAATGGAGATACGGTCATCGTGCTCGGCTGCGGTCCGGTCGGACTTCTGGCACAGAAATTCTGCTGGCTGAAAGGAGCAAAGCGGGTCATCGCCGTCGACTATGTCGATTACCGCTTACAGCATGCGAAGCGAACGAACCATGTGGAAATCGTAAACTTCGAACAGGATAAGAATATCGGCAACAATCTCAAGGAAATGACCAAAGGCGGCGCCGATGTCGTGATTGATGCGGTAGGAATGGACGGCAAGATGAGCGATCTCGAATTTCTAGCAAGCGGTTTGAAACTGCAAGGCGGCACCATGAGCGCATTTATCATTGCGTCACAGGCTGTCCGCAAAGGCGGGACCATCCAAGTCACTGGGGTATACGGCGGACGCTATAACGGATTCCCGCTCGGCGACATCATGCAGCGTAACGTGAATATTCGTTCCGGACAAGCTCCGGTCATTCACTACATGCCGTATATGTACGAGTTGGTTACGTCCGGCAAAGTGGACCCTGGAGACATTGTTACGCACGTCATTCCGCTTAGCGAGGCCAAGCGCGGCTATGAAGCGTTCGATACGAAAACGGACAATTGCATCAAAGTCGTCTTAAAGCCTTGA
- a CDS encoding spore coat protein: MNTLLEHLTGLHTLTDDVIAMDFLMNAKSGVRNYAMAVTECATPEIKQILMKQLDEAIDSHEKITNYMMQRGLYHPYHIPEQIQLDLKNIQTAMNIPS; this comes from the coding sequence ATGAACACCCTATTAGAACACTTGACAGGGCTTCATACGCTGACCGACGACGTGATCGCAATGGATTTTTTGATGAACGCCAAGAGCGGAGTCAGAAACTACGCCATGGCCGTGACCGAATGTGCCACCCCCGAAATCAAGCAAATTTTGATGAAACAGCTCGACGAAGCTATAGACTCCCATGAAAAGATAACAAACTACATGATGCAGCGGGGCCTATACCATCCCTACCATATTCCGGAGCAAATTCAGCTCGATCTGAAAAATATTCAGACCGCTATGAACATTCCGTCCTGA
- a CDS encoding VOC family protein: MSIILNKAGAIFIPVSNIISARAWYCSILNLEPNYEIIAGHLCCIPFDNNGLNLVLDSRIYNEESLYKNPSFHFNTDDIHKAYDYLKERNVELVTEIEHGQWFNFKDPDGNVLMICHC; encoded by the coding sequence ATGAGTATTATTCTAAATAAAGCTGGCGCGATATTTATACCTGTAAGTAACATAATCAGTGCACGTGCGTGGTACTGTTCCATTCTTAATCTGGAACCCAACTATGAAATAATCGCAGGTCATTTATGCTGTATACCGTTCGATAATAATGGATTAAACCTTGTTCTCGACAGCCGAATATACAACGAGGAATCCCTCTACAAAAACCCCTCATTCCATTTCAATACTGACGACATACATAAGGCATATGACTACTTAAAAGAACGTAATGTTGAACTTGTGACCGAAATAGAGCATGGACAGTGGTTTAACTTTAAAGACCCTGATGGGAACGTATTGATGATTTGTCATTGTTAG
- a CDS encoding catalase, which yields MNENNDHRPDNRPGQTPPAQHSQMVGERGPVLEQDSQLHETLETFVHSTLLERPVHVKGCGAFGFFQTTHAMSAHTKLCFLQQPGQQVPVTVRFSLAVSNKGTPDTSRNIRGFATKFYTDHGVFDLVFNHIPVFLVRDAVRFPEAVKALSPSPVNNLINPEIFWNFIARAPEATHLILWLFSDAGTAKSLRHIPGHSVNTYVWVNAQGFRSYVKYHWLPLAGTQYIDSSEAARLAGENPDYAAQDLYDTLHAGKTIEYGLYVQLMNPQDEVALPYDPLDDTKLWDERQYPLLPVGKLVLNRNPSNYKEQVEKLAFSPSNLLEGAELSDDKMLQGRANIYTDSQRRRLGPDFRSIPINHQLNWTPDSQITSGNGRFVEGRLTRSDIPKQDDFMQAGQYYRALPPIQQEHLVDNLGANLATVSPGTQTFVLGYLTQADAGLGQRVARKIQAQPKG from the coding sequence ATGAACGAGAATAATGACCATCGCCCGGATAACAGGCCGGGCCAGACTCCGCCTGCCCAGCACTCGCAAATGGTCGGCGAACGAGGCCCCGTCCTCGAACAGGACAGCCAGCTGCATGAAACGCTGGAGACATTCGTGCATTCGACCTTGCTGGAAAGGCCCGTGCACGTCAAAGGCTGCGGCGCGTTCGGCTTCTTTCAGACGACGCATGCCATGTCAGCGCACACGAAGCTTTGTTTTCTGCAGCAGCCGGGACAGCAAGTCCCTGTCACGGTGAGATTTTCGCTGGCCGTCAGCAACAAAGGCACGCCGGATACGTCCCGAAACATACGTGGCTTCGCCACAAAGTTCTATACGGATCATGGCGTGTTCGATCTGGTCTTCAATCATATCCCCGTGTTCCTAGTCAGGGACGCCGTCCGTTTCCCGGAAGCGGTTAAAGCGCTCTCTCCGTCGCCCGTCAACAACCTCATTAACCCGGAAATTTTCTGGAACTTCATCGCCCGGGCGCCGGAAGCGACCCATCTTATCCTCTGGCTCTTCTCCGACGCGGGCACGGCCAAGAGTCTGCGCCATATTCCGGGCCACAGCGTCAATACATACGTCTGGGTCAACGCGCAAGGTTTCCGAAGCTACGTCAAATATCATTGGCTGCCTCTCGCCGGCACGCAGTATATTGACAGCAGTGAAGCGGCCCGGCTCGCAGGTGAGAATCCGGATTATGCCGCGCAAGACTTGTATGACACGCTGCACGCCGGCAAGACGATTGAATACGGGCTCTACGTGCAGCTGATGAACCCCCAAGACGAGGTCGCCCTCCCTTATGATCCGTTAGACGATACGAAGCTGTGGGATGAACGGCAGTACCCGCTGCTCCCGGTCGGGAAGCTGGTCTTGAACCGCAATCCGAGCAATTATAAGGAGCAAGTGGAGAAACTCGCGTTCTCCCCATCCAACCTGCTGGAAGGCGCTGAACTATCCGACGATAAAATGCTGCAAGGCCGCGCCAATATTTACACGGATTCGCAGCGGCGGCGGCTTGGACCGGATTTCCGTAGCATTCCGATTAATCATCAGTTGAACTGGACGCCTGACTCGCAGATCACCAGCGGCAACGGGAGATTTGTTGAAGGACGCCTGACGCGATCCGATATCCCGAAGCAGGATGATTTTATGCAGGCTGGTCAGTATTATAGGGCGCTTCCGCCAATTCAGCAGGAGCATCTCGTCGATAACCTGGGTGCCAATCTGGCTACTGTCTCTCCCGGCACGCAAACGTTCGTACTCGGCTACCTCACCCAAGCAGATGCCGGGCTCGGTCAGCGGGTCGCCCGCAAGATTCAGGCACAGCCTAAAGGCTAG
- a CDS encoding GerAB/ArcD/ProY family transporter: MSKQVSENLTVTSFYLWFLLHGTQTGIAMLNFPGKIILGAERDAWVSILITGASIHLIVWMIFYVLDHSEHGDIISLHRQLFGKWLGNVLTLGFYGYILLFISTEVRSYVEVLHVWVFQWSPSWELTLIILLTSIYIVAGGFRVITGICFWCVMIPSIMLITLYFPMKYAHWMSFLPLLTHDASDYVKSAPRAVPLFLGAEFLLLYYPYIKNNKKAQKWAHLAAAHTTSLYLFFACVVFTYFNIEELKHTIWPTLILSKIIRFPFFERFDYLYVFNWFLIILPRICIALWGGTQILRKTVKLKARPALWLTSILLFVVIVQLKGPMTIDRLDALLSVSGTILLYGYIPLLVIWVSIIRMFKRSKLSARIESE; the protein is encoded by the coding sequence GTGAGTAAACAAGTGAGTGAAAACCTGACCGTTACTTCCTTTTATCTATGGTTCCTCCTTCATGGGACGCAGACGGGAATTGCCATGTTGAATTTTCCGGGCAAAATCATCCTTGGCGCCGAACGGGATGCATGGGTGTCGATATTGATTACAGGTGCAAGTATTCATTTGATTGTTTGGATGATTTTCTATGTGCTGGACCATTCGGAGCATGGGGACATCATTTCGCTGCACCGGCAGTTATTTGGAAAATGGCTCGGAAATGTCCTGACTTTGGGATTCTACGGGTACATCCTCTTGTTTATATCGACGGAAGTCCGTTCGTATGTAGAAGTGCTGCATGTCTGGGTGTTTCAATGGTCGCCTTCCTGGGAGCTGACGCTTATCATTCTACTTACGTCCATCTATATCGTTGCCGGAGGATTCCGAGTCATCACCGGTATTTGCTTCTGGTGCGTGATGATCCCGTCCATAATGTTGATCACGCTATATTTTCCCATGAAATATGCCCATTGGATGAGTTTCCTGCCTTTATTGACGCATGATGCCTCCGACTACGTTAAATCTGCTCCGCGTGCGGTGCCTTTATTTCTGGGCGCTGAATTTTTGCTGCTTTACTATCCTTATATCAAGAATAATAAGAAAGCGCAGAAATGGGCGCATCTTGCGGCAGCGCATACAACCTCGCTTTATTTGTTTTTTGCCTGCGTGGTGTTTACTTATTTCAATATCGAAGAGCTGAAGCATACGATATGGCCTACGCTGATTTTATCGAAAATTATTCGCTTTCCGTTCTTTGAACGATTCGATTACCTGTATGTGTTTAACTGGTTTCTCATTATTTTGCCCCGGATCTGCATCGCCTTGTGGGGAGGGACGCAAATCCTGCGAAAAACAGTCAAACTTAAAGCAAGACCTGCGCTATGGCTAACCAGCATCCTTTTATTCGTTGTTATCGTGCAATTGAAAGGTCCAATGACGATCGACCGATTGGACGCGCTGCTGTCCGTATCCGGAACGATTTTGCTGTACGGGTATATTCCCCTGCTGGTGATATGGGTCAGCATTATTCGCATGTTCAAGAGAAGCAAGCTTTCGGCAAGAATCGAAAGCGAGTGA
- a CDS encoding Ger(x)C family spore germination protein encodes MINVERMRRIAYSALFVLTLTGCSSQRIVDDNYLLTVLGLDKSNAGYKETGLYSDFNLGGRTELLQGIAAKPSLLIDELDNQSSLPVMITKLKLLIINKQLAEEGLAPFIESICRDPLISHYLIVAVSDGSTSSMLESLVDVKSESLPYRTVEHNMRSGRTPDSNLHNLLFDYYGEGRDPSVPYLKLNDNGKIEITGHAIFKDDRLKLTINQEEIALYKMLQGRLVRGSMPFAINKGQNEGTAVFNSLSGKKSRMLSKASSGFKVTYNLTLNGMVKDYPKWIELKKSGDPELLTQQLEKQLRSKLLALLDKFVKNKVDPLGIGDFIRAHQRKAWQEKQFYEVEYPSLVFDVHVKIHLIKSGIVE; translated from the coding sequence ATGATTAACGTCGAGCGGATGCGCCGGATTGCTTATTCAGCACTGTTTGTTCTAACTCTGACGGGCTGCAGCAGCCAACGGATCGTGGATGATAATTATCTTCTAACGGTACTCGGACTCGACAAAAGTAACGCCGGGTATAAAGAAACCGGGCTTTATTCCGATTTTAACCTTGGGGGCAGAACTGAGCTCCTGCAGGGTATTGCTGCGAAACCCTCTCTTCTCATAGACGAACTGGACAATCAATCCTCGCTGCCCGTCATGATCACCAAGCTGAAGCTGTTGATTATTAACAAACAATTAGCGGAAGAAGGCTTGGCTCCCTTTATTGAATCCATTTGCAGGGATCCCTTGATCAGCCATTACCTCATTGTCGCAGTATCGGACGGCTCGACTTCATCCATGCTGGAGAGCTTGGTGGATGTAAAAAGCGAAAGTCTGCCGTATCGTACGGTCGAGCACAATATGCGTTCGGGGAGAACTCCGGATTCCAATTTGCACAATTTATTGTTTGATTATTACGGGGAAGGAAGAGATCCGTCGGTTCCGTATTTAAAGTTAAATGACAATGGAAAAATTGAAATAACCGGCCATGCCATATTCAAGGATGACCGCTTGAAATTAACGATTAATCAGGAAGAAATAGCGCTCTATAAGATGCTTCAAGGCCGCCTTGTACGAGGGAGCATGCCATTTGCCATCAATAAAGGGCAGAACGAAGGGACGGCCGTGTTCAACAGTCTTAGCGGCAAGAAATCCAGAATGCTGTCGAAAGCTTCATCGGGCTTCAAAGTTACCTACAACCTTACATTGAATGGCATGGTTAAGGATTATCCGAAATGGATAGAATTAAAAAAATCCGGGGATCCCGAGTTATTGACGCAGCAATTGGAGAAGCAGCTGCGCAGCAAGCTCTTAGCGCTGCTCGATAAATTCGTGAAAAACAAAGTGGACCCTCTCGGAATCGGGGATTTTATTAGAGCGCATCAACGCAAGGCTTGGCAGGAAAAGCAGTTTTACGAAGTCGAATATCCAAGCCTCGTATTTGACGTTCACGTGAAGATTCATCTTATCAAATCCGGCATTGTAGAATAG